The genomic interval TCCTTTTAACCCAATAGACATGGATGCGGTGGTTACTTTGGTTTGATAATCATATCCTTCTTCCAAAATGGTCGCAGCGACTTGATTGTGGAAGCGAATACTGTTCCAGCCCAGATCAGAGAAGACAATCTTATCTTTCGTAGCCTGGCTTTCGTCACCTTCACTGTTAGCATTCGTTTCCGACCCACAGGCTGCTAGTAATATTACTGCAACAACACTTGTGAATAACAACATAGGTCTGAGCATTTTTATACATTTCATCATTAAAAAACATCATCCTTTGCTTCATTGAGTAGTTTTGTTTTCATATAGTTGGTTTTTTGCAAGTCCGATGGAAAGTAACACGTACGGGATTGATCCACGTGTATCACTCATACCAACATGCGTTGCACTTTTTTCAATGCCATACTTTCATCTGCCAAGGCTTCCGGATCGACGGCTTTTTGCTGCTGAATCATCCGTCTCGCAGGCAAGGCGTTTTTCGGTTGATTACAAATAAACGCGGCCTTGACGATATGCTGCTCATCTAAGTAAAAGTAAGTGAACGCATTCGCCTCGATTGATCCGCGTAAAACGGTTTGGGCCCATTCCTTTGCATGCCCGAAATATTGGAAACGGCTGCCGTGTTGATCCGACCAAAAGTACGGTGTATACGTATAGGGGGCCGATTGCGGCTGTAGTAAGTTTTTGGCGACCGTCTTGGCATGATTGACAGCATGATCCCAATGTTCCACATGAACAGGTATTCCGTTATACGGCCATGACGTACAGTCCCCCGCCGCATAAATATCAGGGACCGATGTTTCGCCATATTCATTGACAGTATAACCACCATCAATATGTATTTGTGGGTGCGAAACTTCCGTGTTCGGTGTCACCCCTACACCGATGATGACCGCTTGGCACGGAATTCGCCTCCCGCCGGCAGTCACTGCTTCTTCCACCATGGCGTCCCCGTTAAACTGCGTGACAGAATCATTTGTAATCACATTGACACCATTACTGCGGTGCAAATCCAGAAAATACTCCGATACTTGCCGGCCGACGACATTTTCCATCGGGTACGCGGATCTTTCCACGATGGTCACGTCGATTCCTAACTGTTTCAGCGAAGAAGCAAGTTCGGCTCCAATAAAACCAGCCCCGATAATAACGGCCTCTTTCACATGTTGCATATGTTGTTTCATCGCGATGGCATCGGCCATTTGTCGTAAGTAAAAAATGCCTTGAAGATCATCGCCCTCAATCGACAGTGTGCGCAGTTTCGATCCTGTCGCAAGCATGAGTTTGTCCCATGCATAGGAAGAACCATCTTTGGTATCGATGGTTTTACGAACGGGATCGATGGCTGTCACCTCCACACCGAGCTTCAAATCGATGTCCAATCGTTCATAGGTCTCAGGGTCTCGTAATAAAATATTTGCTTCATCCATTTCCCCGGTTATCCATTCCTTCGATAACGGCGGGCGGTCATAAGGCATCTGGCTGTCGCTATCTAGCAGCACAATCCGGCCTTGATAACCTTCTTTTCGCAAGCTTTCGGCGGCATGAACGCCCGCGATTCCCGCTCCAACAATGACTGTTGTATCTGCATCAGACATCTTATTCTCCCCCTTCATAGCGAACCCATACGGATCCGTCAGCCTCGATCGCTTCATAGACTTGCAGCGGGGTTTCCGCCGGTCCTTCCAGCACGGAACCGTCACGAATATCGAAACAGGCAAAATGCAATGGACACGTTAGACACGTTCCATCCAGATCACCGTCGACCAACTCAGCATACGCATGCGTGCATATCCCTTCCACGGCATAAACCTTTCCATCGCCCCGGCCGACAATGATTGTTTCATCACCTACCTCACATTCCATGAGGTCATCCTCTTCAAGTTCGGAACTTGAACATACGTAAATATAAGTGTCGTCTAAAGTGGGGTTTGCCCCTTCTGTATGTTCCATGGTTATCACCCTCGTGTTTTATTCTATATTGCTTAACCATCCCTAAAACCAATTAGCTGGCTCCGGTTTCAAGTTTCGGAAAATATGCTTCGTTTCCTGATATTCTTCCAGCCCTGTTTTGCCGAGTTCACGACCGATTCCGGACTGTTTAAAGCCACCCCATGGTGCTTGCGGGAAGTACAAGTTCACGTCGTTGATCCAAACTGTGCCCATCCGCATCTTGACCACACAACGTTGAGCTTTGGCAATATCGTTTGTGAAAACACCACCGGCAAGACCGTAAATGGAATCGTTAGCAAGGTGGATCGCTTCTTCTTCCGTCGCGAATGTTTCCACGGTAATCACCGGACCAAAGCCTTCATCCTGCACAACGCTCATGTCGGTCGTGCAATTCGTCAATACGGTCGGCAGGTAGAAAAAGCCATGCTGCAGTTCCGGATCGTCGGGCTTTTCGCCACCGACAGCAACCGTTGCCCCTTCTTTTTTTCCGTTCTCGACATAATCAACCACTTTTGCTAAATGTTCTTTAGATATGAGCGGGCCCATTTGCGTTGCTTCATCAAAACCGCTGCCAAGCTTGATTTTCTTCACGCGTTTAACGAGCTCCCTAACAAAATCATCATGCATGCTTTCCTCTACAATGAGGCGCGTGCCCGCTGAACAGATTTGCCCAGCATGGAAAAATACCGCATTCATCGCCTGGTCGACAGCGGTGTCAAAGTCGGCATCGGCAAAAATAATATTCGGATTTTTACCGCCCAGTTCCAATGCCAAATTTTTTACATTCGAACTGGCTGCCTGCATAATCCGTTTGCCTGTTTCGATGCCACCTGTAAACGAAATCAAATCCACATCGTCACTAGCCGATAACTTGGCACCGACGGAATTGCCGGAACCAAGCACGAGATTGACAACACCTGCTGGAACGCCAGCCTCTTCCATTAATTCGAATACTTTCACCGACGTAAGCGGCGTAATCTCGCTTGGCTTCATGACAAGTGTGTTACCTGCTGCCAGTGCCGGGGCCAATTTCCATGAAGCCTGCAATAATGGGTAGTTCCACGGTGTAATCTGCCCGCAGACGCCGACAGGTTCATGAACGACCCTGCTTGTGGCATTGGCAATAGGCGATGCAATGATTTCGCCGCCGTCTTTGTCCGCCATTTCCGCAAAGTAATGGAAAACACCGGCAATATCATCCATATCAACGCGACTTTCTTCAACGGTTTTACCGGTATCAAGTGATTCAAGCTCGGCTAATTCTTCACGGTCACGTTCAATTAATGTCGCAATGTCATGAACCTTTTTGCCGCGGTCACGAGCAGGCCAATGTGACCATTCTCCATGGTCAAAGGCCTCTCGAGCGGCTGCAATCGCCAATGTCGCATCCTTCTCATTGCCTTCTGCTACCGTTGCAATGACTTCTTGATTATAAGGATTAATAATTTCTCTTGTTTCTCCTGAACAGGCTTCAACCCATTCACCGTTCATAAACATCTTTTTCATACGTTCACCTCATGCATCCTCAGGCAGATTCATTTGTATAGAACTACATGTTCATCCTCAATTGTCACGTTGAAACTGCGTAATTTTTTTTCAGGTTCAGCTAGCATACAGCCGTCATTTTTGATGTCATATTCAAGCCCATGCCATGGACAGCGAAGAATTTCACCGTCTCTAATATATTCATAGTTTCCGTGAATATCCGTCCGTTTCGTATCGCCGCATAACGCACCTTCAGAAAGCGGTGCACCCTGATGCAGGCACCGATTGGCATAAGCGTAAAATTCACCGTCTTTTGTGCGGCAAACAACAACCGGAATTTTTCCTAATGACGCGCTTCTCATCTTGCCCGGCTCAATATCTTCTTTTTTACATACAACTTCTCTCATGTTAGAACACTCCCTTGCATTTGTGGCAATTTAGGGTAAGAAGCCCTCGCGTTTTCGGCGTAGATTTTTTCCTCTAACGTTTCACCAAGTTTAGGAAGTGCCTCAAGTGGTGAATCATAATCCCAATGCGGATAATCCGTTGCAAAACAGACCATATCTTCTGACCCCATTTGATCCATATACTGCATAAATTCTTTCTCGGTCATTTCTTCTACAGGCTGTGTTGTAAAACGAACATGCTCCTGCATGATGCGGCTCGGCATCCGTTTGACCCAAGGAATCTCATGACGAAGTTCCTTATACTGCTGATCCATCTTTTTCATCAAATGCGGGGCGTGCGTGAATCCGCCCTCGATCATAATAAGGCTCAAACCAGGGAATTTATCAAACACACCGTTAAACACCATGTTGGAAACTTCAATCATATGCGCCGTTGGTAACATCGTATGCCACTCGATAAAATAACGCGGCCAGCCTCCAAAATGCGTAGGTGGCTCATTATGATGCATACCAATCGATAAATTGTGCCGCTCAGCCGCTTCAAAAATCGGATGGTAATAGGGGTCTCCCCACGACCGGGTATCAATCGGAAGCAGGATTTGCACCATTTTCGGATGCGAGCCAACCCGTTCAATCTCACGAACCGCTTGCTGTGGATCCTGCGCCGCAATATGTACTGAACCATATAAACGGTCATCCTTTTCAAGCCAATTTTCAATCTGCCAATTGTTATAAGCAGTCGCTAAAGCAGCACCCATTTCGTACCAACCGTGCATAGATGACGGAGATGGATCCAAGGCTCCCGTTAAAATGCCATACTCATGCCCCTCCGCATCGAGTAATTGTTCTTGCATAAACGCGAGATCTGTTCCGGCAGCCCCACCATCTGGAGTTACAGCATCTGCCCGATCCACACCAGCAACCGTTGGCTGTGTATACGGCATGTGTTTTTCCTGTATCCAGTGGTTATCTGTTATATACCGCCTCCACGGATTATCTAAATAAGGGACAAGTTCTGCATAAGTCGCCCTTTCGTGAATATCGGTGTCGATGATACGACGCTGTTTCTTTCCTTTTTTAATTGATTTTTGCGCCATTTTTAAATTACTCCTTTTTTTCTTTTATAAAAGACTATTAAATTCCGTTGAACAACCTTACAAAACATTTCCATGCGCATGAACTAAAATATAGTTTACAAAAAGCGATTTAACCCTGACAAAGCCGATTTCAAGAACTGAGAAGCTTCAGTGACACTCAGTGAGCTTCAGTGAAGGTCAGTGAGCTTTTTTCTCCAAATTTGTTTTTTTACTACCAATATAGT from Lentibacillus cibarius carries:
- a CDS encoding amidohydrolase family protein, giving the protein MAQKSIKKGKKQRRIIDTDIHERATYAELVPYLDNPWRRYITDNHWIQEKHMPYTQPTVAGVDRADAVTPDGGAAGTDLAFMQEQLLDAEGHEYGILTGALDPSPSSMHGWYEMGAALATAYNNWQIENWLEKDDRLYGSVHIAAQDPQQAVREIERVGSHPKMVQILLPIDTRSWGDPYYHPIFEAAERHNLSIGMHHNEPPTHFGGWPRYFIEWHTMLPTAHMIEVSNMVFNGVFDKFPGLSLIMIEGGFTHAPHLMKKMDQQYKELRHEIPWVKRMPSRIMQEHVRFTTQPVEEMTEKEFMQYMDQMGSEDMVCFATDYPHWDYDSPLEALPKLGETLEEKIYAENARASYPKLPQMQGSVLT
- a CDS encoding Rieske (2Fe-2S) protein encodes the protein MEHTEGANPTLDDTYIYVCSSSELEEDDLMECEVGDETIIVGRGDGKVYAVEGICTHAYAELVDGDLDGTCLTCPLHFACFDIRDGSVLEGPAETPLQVYEAIEADGSVWVRYEGGE
- a CDS encoding Rieske (2Fe-2S) protein produces the protein MREVVCKKEDIEPGKMRSASLGKIPVVVCRTKDGEFYAYANRCLHQGAPLSEGALCGDTKRTDIHGNYEYIRDGEILRCPWHGLEYDIKNDGCMLAEPEKKLRSFNVTIEDEHVVLYK
- the betB gene encoding betaine-aldehyde dehydrogenase, whose amino-acid sequence is MKKMFMNGEWVEACSGETREIINPYNQEVIATVAEGNEKDATLAIAAAREAFDHGEWSHWPARDRGKKVHDIATLIERDREELAELESLDTGKTVEESRVDMDDIAGVFHYFAEMADKDGGEIIASPIANATSRVVHEPVGVCGQITPWNYPLLQASWKLAPALAAGNTLVMKPSEITPLTSVKVFELMEEAGVPAGVVNLVLGSGNSVGAKLSASDDVDLISFTGGIETGKRIMQAASSNVKNLALELGGKNPNIIFADADFDTAVDQAMNAVFFHAGQICSAGTRLIVEESMHDDFVRELVKRVKKIKLGSGFDEATQMGPLISKEHLAKVVDYVENGKKEGATVAVGGEKPDDPELQHGFFYLPTVLTNCTTDMSVVQDEGFGPVITVETFATEEEAIHLANDSIYGLAGGVFTNDIAKAQRCVVKMRMGTVWINDVNLYFPQAPWGGFKQSGIGRELGKTGLEEYQETKHIFRNLKPEPANWF
- a CDS encoding NAD(P)/FAD-dependent oxidoreductase encodes the protein MSDADTTVIVGAGIAGVHAAESLRKEGYQGRIVLLDSDSQMPYDRPPLSKEWITGEMDEANILLRDPETYERLDIDLKLGVEVTAIDPVRKTIDTKDGSSYAWDKLMLATGSKLRTLSIEGDDLQGIFYLRQMADAIAMKQHMQHVKEAVIIGAGFIGAELASSLKQLGIDVTIVERSAYPMENVVGRQVSEYFLDLHRSNGVNVITNDSVTQFNGDAMVEEAVTAGGRRIPCQAVIIGVGVTPNTEVSHPQIHIDGGYTVNEYGETSVPDIYAAGDCTSWPYNGIPVHVEHWDHAVNHAKTVAKNLLQPQSAPYTYTPYFWSDQHGSRFQYFGHAKEWAQTVLRGSIEANAFTYFYLDEQHIVKAAFICNQPKNALPARRMIQQQKAVDPEALADESMALKKVQRMLV